The Bacteroidota bacterium genome window below encodes:
- the lpxD gene encoding UDP-3-O-(3-hydroxymyristoyl)glucosamine N-acyltransferase: protein MKLSEIAKILNADFDKSKDIEIKRISKIETSELGDISFIANPQYEKYYQTTNASALIVNKDFTPEILRDEITLLKVDDSYNSFVKILDEFSNGFTSDKTGISDKASIEKNCILGKDIFIDDFVSIGDNCTIGNNVKIFSNCSIGDNVKISDGTTIYSGVTIYNDCEIGKNNIIHSNTVIGSDGFGQARQNDGSFKKIPQIGNVVTEEDVEIGSNCSIDRATLGETRICKGVKLDNQIQIAHNVIIGENTVIAAQTGVAGSTKIGKRCMIGGQAGIVGHIEICDDVIIGASVGVSKSITKPGVYLGYRAKPQSEDLKQEVRIRNLDKLEKRIKELETIIKNFTPK, encoded by the coding sequence ATGAAACTATCAGAGATTGCAAAAATATTAAATGCTGATTTCGATAAATCGAAAGACATTGAAATAAAAAGAATCTCAAAGATAGAAACTTCCGAATTAGGCGATATTTCTTTTATCGCTAATCCCCAATACGAAAAATATTATCAGACTACAAATGCTTCGGCATTGATCGTTAACAAAGATTTCACTCCGGAAATTTTAAGAGATGAAATTACTTTGTTAAAAGTTGATGACTCCTATAACTCATTTGTGAAAATTCTTGATGAGTTTTCCAATGGATTTACCTCAGATAAAACCGGCATTTCTGATAAAGCATCAATAGAAAAAAATTGTATTTTAGGCAAAGATATTTTTATTGATGACTTTGTATCAATCGGTGATAACTGCACCATTGGAAATAATGTGAAAATTTTTTCCAACTGCTCGATTGGTGATAACGTAAAAATTTCAGATGGCACTACAATTTACTCAGGAGTTACAATTTATAACGATTGTGAGATTGGAAAGAACAATATAATTCATTCCAATACAGTAATAGGAAGTGACGGCTTCGGTCAGGCAAGACAGAATGACGGTTCATTCAAAAAAATTCCGCAGATTGGAAATGTTGTTACTGAGGAAGATGTTGAAATAGGAAGCAACTGTTCAATAGACAGAGCGACTTTAGGAGAAACGAGAATATGCAAAGGTGTAAAGCTGGATAATCAGATACAAATAGCGCACAATGTTATCATAGGAGAAAATACAGTTATTGCAGCGCAGACAGGTGTTGCAGGCTCAACTAAAATCGGCAAGAGATGTATGATTGGCGGGCAGGCAGGAATAGTAGGACATATAGAAATTTGTGATGATGTAATCATCGGCGCTTCAGTAGGAGTATCAAAATCTATTACTAAACCCGGTGTTTATTTAGGATACAGAGCTAAGCCGCAGTCAGAAGATTTGAAACAGGAAGTAAGAATAAGAAATCTCGATAAGCTCGAAAAAAGAATTAAAGAACTGGAAACAATTATAAAAAATTTTACCCCAAAATAA
- a CDS encoding bifunctional UDP-3-O-[3-hydroxymyristoyl] N-acetylglucosamine deacetylase/3-hydroxyacyl-ACP dehydratase — protein MFEKQRTIKNAITLSGVGLHTGNKSNMTFKPAPEDFGIRFKRTDIENSPEIPADVDHVTDLSRGTTISVDGVEVHTVEHVLAAIMGCEVDNLLIELDSNEVPIMDGSAKAYVETLQKAEFVEQSANKDYLIIEDTVHYQDTKNNVDIVALPLKDDFRVSVMIDFNNPALGVQHTGLFSMQKEFAEEFAPSRTFCFLSEVEMLRANNLIKGGDIDNAIVIMDMDLSDEDFESMKKRLGIEKSVIMGSNGILNNKDLRYKNEPARHKLLDLIGDMALIGAPIKGQILAARPGHRANVEFTKMLRKLYLQKKLEKKYQMMKSAKGVYDIEAILKILPHRYPFVMVDKIIEIEMGKRIVGVKNVTINEPFFQGHFPGKPVMPGVMIIEAMAQTGCILILNEIGDTSNKLGYFASIKDAKMKKPVVPGDQLVIEMELLYFRSGICKLKGKAYKGYVGGEVACEAEITAAVVDR, from the coding sequence ATGTTTGAAAAACAACGAACAATAAAAAATGCGATTACACTTTCCGGTGTTGGATTACACACTGGAAATAAATCGAACATGACTTTCAAACCTGCTCCCGAAGATTTCGGAATCAGATTTAAAAGAACTGACATAGAAAATTCACCTGAAATTCCGGCAGATGTTGACCACGTAACGGATTTATCACGTGGAACAACAATCTCTGTTGACGGAGTAGAAGTGCATACAGTTGAGCACGTGCTTGCCGCAATTATGGGATGTGAAGTTGATAATCTTTTGATTGAGCTGGATTCAAACGAAGTACCTATTATGGATGGCAGCGCAAAAGCTTACGTTGAGACTTTACAGAAAGCAGAGTTTGTTGAGCAGAGCGCAAACAAAGATTATTTAATAATTGAAGATACAGTTCACTATCAGGATACAAAGAACAATGTTGATATAGTTGCGCTTCCTTTGAAAGATGACTTCAGAGTTTCGGTAATGATTGATTTTAACAACCCTGCTTTAGGCGTTCAGCATACGGGATTGTTCAGCATGCAGAAAGAGTTTGCAGAGGAGTTTGCTCCATCCAGAACATTTTGCTTCTTAAGCGAAGTCGAAATGCTGAGAGCAAATAATCTTATCAAGGGGGGCGATATTGATAATGCAATAGTAATAATGGATATGGATTTATCTGATGAAGATTTTGAAAGCATGAAGAAAAGATTAGGCATTGAAAAAAGTGTTATCATGGGTTCAAACGGAATTTTAAACAACAAAGATTTAAGATATAAAAACGAACCTGCAAGACATAAGCTTCTGGATTTAATCGGTGACATGGCTTTAATCGGTGCTCCTATTAAAGGTCAGATACTTGCAGCACGTCCCGGGCACAGAGCAAACGTTGAGTTTACAAAAATGCTGCGCAAGCTTTATCTTCAAAAGAAGCTTGAGAAGAAATATCAGATGATGAAGTCAGCAAAAGGTGTTTATGATATTGAAGCTATCTTAAAAATTCTTCCTCACAGATATCCGTTTGTAATGGTTGATAAAATCATTGAGATTGAAATGGGAAAAAGAATTGTCGGAGTAAAAAATGTAACTATAAATGAGCCGTTCTTTCAGGGACATTTCCCGGGAAAACCTGTTATGCCCGGCGTTATGATAATAGAAGCAATGGCTCAGACAGGATGTATTTTAATTTTGAATGAAATCGGCGATACATCAAATAAGCTTGGTTACTTTGCATCAATTAAAGATGCTAAGATGAAAAAACCTGTTGTACCCGGTGACCAGTTAGTGATTGAAATGGAACTGCTTTATTTCAGAAGCGGTATATGCAAGCTGAAAGGTAAGGCTTACAAAGGATACGTCGGCGGCGAAGTCGCATGTGAAGCAGAAATTACTGCTGCAGTTGTAGATAGATAA
- a CDS encoding phosphoglycerate kinase, with the protein MNKLTINDLIEQKKIKGNRILVRVDFNVPLDANREITDPKRIMESLSTIAAICTRGGKCILMSHLGRPKGEKNPKYSLDVVAEFLSNQLQRKIFFADDCIGENVPKMINEMKDGDILLLENLRYYKEEEKNDAEFAKKLASYGDIYVNDAFGTAHRAHASTEGVTHYIKECAAGYLMEKELNYLADAIDNPQKPLCAILGGSKISGKIDVIQNLMTKADSILIGGGMMFTFYKALGYNIGKSLLEEDKVELAKELIEKAKSSNKKLLLPTDVVYADKFENTAESKVFKADALPDDHNEWMGMDIGPDTIKTFSDEISNSKTIIWNGPMGVFEMDNFAKGTFQIAKALADATDKGAITIIGGGDSASAIAKAGLDEKVSHVSTGGGASLEFLEGKKLPGVEALTNK; encoded by the coding sequence ATGAACAAACTCACTATTAACGACTTAATCGAACAAAAGAAAATTAAAGGAAACAGAATACTTGTAAGAGTTGATTTTAATGTCCCGCTTGACGCAAACCGCGAAATTACCGACCCGAAAAGAATAATGGAATCTCTTTCCACAATTGCTGCAATCTGCACACGCGGCGGAAAGTGCATACTCATGAGTCACCTTGGCAGACCAAAAGGAGAAAAAAATCCGAAGTACTCACTAGATGTGGTAGCCGAATTTTTATCAAATCAGTTACAAAGAAAAATATTTTTTGCTGATGATTGTATAGGAGAAAACGTTCCCAAGATGATTAATGAAATGAAAGACGGTGATATATTATTACTTGAAAATTTAAGATACTATAAAGAGGAAGAAAAAAATGATGCAGAGTTTGCAAAAAAGCTCGCATCTTATGGTGATATATATGTAAACGATGCGTTCGGCACTGCACACAGAGCACATGCTTCAACTGAAGGCGTTACTCATTACATTAAGGAATGCGCAGCAGGATATCTGATGGAAAAAGAACTGAATTATCTTGCCGATGCTATTGATAATCCGCAAAAACCTTTGTGTGCTATATTAGGCGGTTCGAAGATTTCAGGGAAGATAGACGTTATACAAAATTTAATGACAAAGGCTGATTCGATTTTAATCGGCGGAGGGATGATGTTTACATTCTATAAAGCTTTGGGATATAATATCGGCAAATCGCTTTTAGAAGAAGATAAAGTTGAACTTGCAAAAGAGTTGATTGAAAAAGCGAAGTCATCGAATAAAAAATTATTACTTCCAACTGATGTTGTTTACGCAGATAAATTTGAGAATACTGCCGAATCAAAAGTATTTAAAGCAGATGCTTTGCCTGATGACCATAACGAATGGATGGGAATGGATATCGGGCCTGATACAATAAAAACTTTCAGCGACGAAATTTCAAATTCAAAAACGATTATCTGGAACGGACCTATGGGAGTATTCGAAATGGATAACTTTGCAAAAGGAACATTCCAAATTGCTAAAGCTTTAGCTGATGCAACGGATAAAGGCGCAATAACAATTATCGGCGGGGGAGACTCAGCCAGCGCAATTGCAAAAGCAGGACTGGATGAAAAAGTTTCACACGTATCAACAGGCGGCGGAGCATCACTTGAATTCTTAGAAGGCAAAAAACTTCCGGGAGTTGAAGCATTAACCAATAAATAA
- a CDS encoding T9SS type A sorting domain-containing protein: protein MRIFTILLLTVIVLSISGISFSQNKNIYSALRDPNPGKQINIEPSASVQSYMSRWFGDALNGSTGVVKSFLNTPGSLTMLFSSSRSLFGAARSTSGIYYALEYTAPGAGNLVTIDTASGNISTIAPLSGLGTGHIVTGMAWDKNTSVMYVVSTDGASGRLYTVNLATGALTTQAASMTGSTFPIDIAINNSGAMYSCDVTTSSLNLINKTTGAATLIGALGITINYAQGMAFDPETDSLFLAAYTDAGKLYRCNTSNGSVTLIGNFGSSGNEIDAFIIPPAVNRQLNAFNLQSPLSDVRIVTVAGSSTPVTISWDTSGAGASYKFIFGNPAVPPRRIIISSTTNSISTTLGALDNILASNGFTNNGSATDSAAGQWDVWAYKGAGAPGTDSIKATNGPRTITLRRQQASLSPFALVSPVSPLTILTSPVDTSLITFSWRKSGPGVTYKWLFKNSGTYSEPPTIKLTSDNSGLDTNCSIRVSRLDSILSGLGIAAGDSSTGVWRARAYALGDSLNSTAPDRQITFKRTGLLQLNQPFAETNFPPLYWSLEYAGALYWSRETPSAFGTGAGSARFKFWSADFGTTQSLISNQFPPIGAGPYYIKFDYAYRFYVDGGGILANDSVGVFTSTDNGASWISLKTLFATQTPQVGINSSNNLTTASGSGEYTAPSNGEWATKILPLPLGTNKVKFTAYSSYGNNVFIDNIQSFLFVGVTPVAGSIPNEYKLSQNYPNPFNPVTKISFSIPKQSFVTLKIFDVVGREVSILVNSQLEPDRYEFSFDASKLSSGVYFYQLETIDFRDIKRMVLIK, encoded by the coding sequence ATGAGAATTTTTACGATATTATTACTTACAGTCATAGTCCTTTCAATTTCCGGAATTTCATTTTCCCAGAATAAAAATATATATTCAGCTCTAAGAGATCCAAATCCGGGTAAACAAATTAATATAGAACCATCCGCATCAGTTCAGAGTTATATGAGTAGATGGTTTGGTGATGCATTAAATGGTTCTACAGGGGTAGTAAAATCATTTTTAAATACACCGGGAAGTCTTACCATGCTTTTTTCTTCATCGAGGTCCCTTTTCGGAGCAGCGAGAAGTACATCAGGAATTTATTACGCATTAGAATACACGGCACCCGGCGCAGGAAACCTGGTTACTATAGACACAGCTTCAGGTAACATAAGTACTATAGCGCCTCTATCAGGACTTGGTACGGGCCATATTGTTACGGGTATGGCTTGGGATAAAAATACAAGTGTAATGTATGTAGTATCAACAGATGGTGCGTCAGGAAGATTATATACAGTTAACCTTGCAACCGGTGCGCTTACTACTCAGGCAGCATCAATGACTGGAAGTACATTTCCAATAGATATAGCAATAAACAATTCAGGAGCAATGTACAGCTGCGATGTAACTACTTCATCGCTTAATTTAATTAACAAAACTACAGGTGCAGCTACTTTAATTGGTGCCCTTGGAATCACAATAAATTATGCTCAGGGAATGGCATTTGACCCCGAGACTGATTCACTTTTTTTAGCCGCATATACTGATGCAGGAAAATTATATCGATGCAATACTTCAAACGGGTCAGTAACTCTCATAGGTAATTTCGGTTCATCAGGAAATGAAATCGATGCGTTCATTATTCCACCGGCTGTAAACAGACAGTTAAATGCATTCAATCTTCAGTCGCCTTTATCTGATGTAAGGATAGTTACAGTAGCGGGTTCTTCAACACCTGTGACTATATCATGGGATACATCTGGGGCAGGAGCTTCGTACAAATTTATTTTTGGAAACCCTGCAGTTCCCCCGAGAAGAATAATTATTTCTTCAACAACAAATTCAATAAGTACAACATTAGGTGCATTAGATAATATTCTTGCTTCGAACGGGTTTACCAATAACGGCTCTGCAACAGATTCTGCAGCCGGTCAGTGGGATGTGTGGGCATATAAAGGAGCTGGTGCTCCCGGAACAGATTCTATAAAAGCGACCAACGGACCGCGTACAATCACATTAAGAAGGCAGCAGGCTTCACTCTCACCATTTGCGTTAGTTAGTCCTGTGAGTCCTCTAACAATTTTAACTTCGCCTGTTGATACAAGTTTGATAACTTTTTCATGGAGAAAATCAGGTCCGGGCGTAACTTACAAATGGTTATTTAAAAACTCCGGAACTTACTCAGAACCTCCGACAATAAAATTGACTTCAGATAATTCAGGATTGGATACTAATTGCTCGATAAGAGTTTCACGTCTGGATAGTATTCTATCAGGCTTAGGTATAGCTGCCGGAGATTCATCTACGGGAGTCTGGAGAGCAAGAGCATATGCTTTGGGAGATTCATTAAATTCAACAGCTCCTGACAGGCAGATAACATTTAAACGCACAGGTCTTCTGCAGTTAAACCAGCCGTTTGCTGAGACAAATTTTCCGCCTTTATATTGGAGCCTGGAATACGCAGGAGCATTATACTGGTCAAGGGAAACACCAAGCGCTTTTGGAACAGGTGCAGGGTCAGCAAGGTTTAAATTCTGGTCTGCAGATTTTGGGACAACACAGTCTTTAATCAGCAATCAATTTCCTCCTATAGGAGCTGGACCATATTATATAAAATTTGATTATGCATACAGGTTTTATGTTGATGGCGGCGGCATATTGGCAAATGATTCAGTCGGAGTGTTTACATCAACTGACAATGGTGCAAGCTGGATTTCACTTAAAACTTTATTTGCAACGCAAACACCCCAGGTGGGAATTAACAGCTCTAATAATTTAACAACTGCATCAGGCAGCGGAGAATACACTGCTCCTTCAAATGGTGAGTGGGCAACGAAAATTCTACCGCTTCCTTTAGGAACGAACAAAGTAAAGTTTACTGCTTACAGCAGCTATGGAAACAATGTATTCATTGATAACATACAGTCTTTTCTTTTTGTGGGTGTAACACCTGTTGCAGGTTCAATTCCAAATGAATATAAGTTATCACAAAATTATCCGAACCCGTTTAATCCTGTTACAAAAATAAGTTTCTCAATTCCTAAGCAGTCATTTGTTACATTAAAAATATTTGATGTAGTAGGAAGAGAAGTTTCAATTCTGGTTAATAGTCAGCTTGAGCCTGACCGGTACGAATTCAGTTTTGATGCTTCAAAATTATCTTCAGGAGTATATTTCTATCAGTTAGAAACAATTGATTTCAGAGACATTAAAAGAATGGTGTTAATAAAGTAA
- a CDS encoding T9SS type A sorting domain-containing protein yields the protein MKFSKTFLLLFAFLAFALNANSQDSKIRPSVLNDVNPSSLVSGITSSKPVVNSSYLDAIGDLIGNYNVDSLTPGNAVSYGVVWTGSYYIISQFNANKFYRIRANWTLIDSFTVSGSTGSFRDMAFAKGLLWGVNTTNQIFGVDTATKTVVKTITCSGAATLRALCWDPVRNGFWVGTTSFTGPLVCVDTNGVNIPGASITTPASGLYSVGYDSNPTGPYLWIGTDQTPTSNTGTALVQYNAVTLAQIGSPINITVPLTTGAPLASGGGEVVTNLVPGKRTWVGLVQGTPDRVIIIDLGSSVAPPLSPFNLQTPTAGARIVTVPGSSTPVTITWDTSATGATYRFVFGNPTTTPRRFTIPSGTTNSITTTLGALDILLAANGFTNNGSASDSAVGQWDVWAYKGPGASGADSLKSTNGPRAITLRRQQVTLSPFALTAPASGITIITSPADPSPVTISWGSAGVGATYRWLFKQGATYSDPATVRLLADNAGLGTTLTLRNSQADSLLATLGVAPGDSVTGTWRVRAYSTDSLNSTAPDRQITLRRVGLLPLNQTFEDAAFPPLFWTLDGAGTQYWTRATTGATGSTASAKYDFWTATATTGPQTLTSNTFPPVVANLNYLKFDVAAAYYSATAIDSCVIETSTDAGTTWTRLVGMYQSTSLTSGSNSTPIMSTVSSTSQFTPTAAQWANKYYAMPVGTNKVRFIAKSAYGNNLYIDNVTSGGISGISTPISLTPDKFELNQNYPNPFNPTTKINFSIPKQSFVTLKIYDMLGREVVTLVNQEMTPNVYSVDFNASTLASGVYFYKLQAADFTDVKRMMLVK from the coding sequence ATGAAATTTTCAAAAACTTTTTTATTGTTGTTTGCTTTTTTGGCTTTTGCTTTAAATGCAAATTCTCAGGATAGTAAAATCAGACCTTCAGTTTTAAATGACGTTAACCCTTCTTCTCTCGTTAGCGGTATTACGTCTTCGAAGCCGGTGGTTAATAGCAGCTATCTTGATGCCATTGGCGACTTGATTGGAAATTATAATGTTGACTCTCTTACACCCGGAAACGCAGTTTCCTATGGAGTTGTGTGGACAGGTTCATATTATATCATCAGCCAATTCAATGCAAATAAATTTTACAGAATCAGAGCTAACTGGACATTAATAGACTCTTTTACTGTTTCAGGCTCTACAGGTTCATTCAGAGATATGGCTTTTGCAAAAGGTCTTCTCTGGGGTGTAAATACAACGAACCAGATTTTCGGTGTTGATACTGCTACTAAAACTGTAGTAAAGACAATCACATGCAGTGGTGCAGCAACTTTAAGAGCACTTTGCTGGGATCCTGTAAGAAACGGTTTCTGGGTAGGAACAACATCCTTCACAGGTCCGTTAGTATGCGTTGATACAAACGGAGTGAACATTCCGGGTGCGTCAATTACAACACCAGCTTCAGGTTTATATTCAGTTGGTTATGATTCAAACCCAACAGGTCCTTATCTATGGATTGGAACAGACCAGACACCAACATCCAATACAGGTACAGCATTAGTACAATACAATGCTGTTACACTCGCTCAAATTGGGTCTCCAATTAATATTACAGTTCCATTAACAACAGGTGCTCCGCTTGCATCAGGCGGCGGTGAAGTTGTTACAAATTTGGTTCCCGGCAAGAGAACATGGGTCGGATTAGTTCAAGGTACTCCTGATAGAGTAATTATTATTGACCTTGGAAGTTCAGTTGCTCCTCCTTTAAGTCCGTTCAATTTACAAACTCCTACAGCAGGAGCAAGAATTGTAACTGTACCGGGCTCATCAACTCCTGTAACAATTACATGGGATACATCAGCAACAGGTGCAACATACAGATTTGTATTTGGTAATCCGACAACAACACCAAGAAGATTTACAATTCCTTCTGGTACAACAAATTCTATTACAACAACTTTAGGTGCATTAGATATACTTCTTGCAGCTAACGGATTTACAAATAACGGTTCTGCATCCGATTCAGCTGTTGGTCAATGGGATGTTTGGGCATATAAAGGTCCCGGAGCTTCAGGTGCCGATTCATTAAAATCAACAAACGGACCAAGAGCAATTACTTTAAGAAGACAACAAGTTACATTGTCTCCATTTGCTTTAACTGCTCCTGCATCAGGTATCACAATCATTACATCTCCTGCTGATCCATCACCTGTAACAATTTCATGGGGTTCAGCCGGCGTAGGTGCAACATACAGATGGCTCTTTAAACAAGGTGCAACATATTCAGATCCTGCAACAGTAAGATTACTTGCAGATAACGCAGGACTTGGAACAACACTTACATTAAGAAATTCTCAGGCAGATAGCTTACTTGCAACATTGGGTGTAGCTCCCGGAGATTCCGTAACAGGAACATGGAGAGTAAGAGCATATTCAACAGACTCTTTAAACTCAACTGCACCTGACAGACAAATTACTTTAAGAAGAGTTGGATTGCTTCCATTGAATCAAACTTTTGAAGATGCTGCTTTCCCGCCATTATTCTGGACATTAGACGGTGCAGGAACACAATACTGGACAAGAGCAACAACCGGTGCTACAGGAAGTACAGCTTCAGCTAAATATGATTTCTGGACAGCAACTGCTACAACAGGTCCGCAAACATTAACATCAAATACATTTCCACCTGTAGTTGCAAATCTTAACTATTTAAAATTTGATGTTGCCGCAGCTTATTATTCAGCTACTGCAATTGATTCATGCGTAATCGAAACTTCAACAGATGCAGGTACAACCTGGACAAGATTAGTAGGTATGTATCAGTCTACTTCTTTGACATCAGGTTCAAACTCTACACCTATAATGTCAACAGTTTCATCTACATCACAATTTACACCAACTGCAGCTCAGTGGGCAAATAAATATTATGCAATGCCTGTGGGAACCAATAAAGTTAGATTTATTGCAAAGAGCGCATACGGTAATAACTTATATATTGATAACGTTACTTCAGGCGGAATATCAGGAATCAGTACTCCTATTTCTTTAACACCTGATAAATTTGAGTTGAACCAGAACTATCCAAATCCGTTCAACCCGACAACAAAGATCAATTTCTCAATTCCAAAACAATCATTTGTAACATTAAAGATTTATGATATGCTCGGAAGAGAAGTTGTAACTTTAGTAAATCAGGAAATGACTCCAAATGTATATTCAGTTGATTTCAACGCTTCAACTTTAGCATCAGGTGTATATTTCTACAAGCTGCAAGCAGCTGATTTCACCGATGTAAAGAGAATGATGCTTGTGAAGTAA